The following coding sequences are from one Candoia aspera isolate rCanAsp1 chromosome 13, rCanAsp1.hap2, whole genome shotgun sequence window:
- the ADPGK gene encoding ADP-dependent glucokinase isoform X2 — translation MWRQAMCVALLAVATGYVFWLDPALPDLLWESLSGSFLYQLGEDPGSPEGSMAAAWDALITRPAKQWNKVAVGVNACVDVVLSGVKLLQALGFHGEDGKDHPILHSPAALEEAFVHFMGKGAAAERFFSDADAFHHIAQTASDFPGAQLYVGGNAALIGQKIASHPDLKVLLCGPIGPKLHELLDENVMVPPESLQELDEYHLILEYQAGEEWGELRAPNANRFIFSHDLSNGAMNMLEVFVSSLEEFRPDLVVLSGFHMMEGQARELRQKRLLQAVTSISDIPMDVPIHLELAGMTDPDLMREIIHQIFLLVNSIGLNEQELLFLTQAALGPHASLASWDGVPDVGVVSDIIFWILKEHGRTSAKASGLTRIHFHTLAYHLLATVDGYWANQVAAVAAGARVAGTQACATQTIDVSKVFLKAPLEFATSKMEGAPRVSLNPKEPVSEWHRNGITFHYTPVLVCKSPLRTVGLGDAISAEGLLYSEIHPH, via the exons ATGTGGCGCCAGGCCATGTGTGTGGCCTTGCTGGCCGTGGCTACCGGCTATGTCTTCTGGCTGGACCCTGCTCTGCCAGACCTCTTGTGGGAGTCTCTCTCGGGTTCATTCCTGTACCAACTCGGGGAGGATCCTGGGTCCCCAGAGGGCAGCATGGCAGCAGCATGGGATGCCCTCATCACCCGGCCAGCTAAGCAGTGGAACAAAGTTGCTGTGGG GGTCAACGCCTGCGTAGATGTGGTCCTGTCTGGGGTGAAGCTGCTGCAGGCCCTTGGCTTCCACGGCGAGGATGGCAAAGACCACCCCATCTTGCATTCCCCTGCGGCTTTGGAAGAAGCCTTTGTCCACTTTATGGGGAAGGGAGCTGCGGCAGAACGGTTCTTTAGTGACGCGGATGCCTTCCACCACATCGCGCAGACGGCTTCTGATTTTCCTGGTGCGCAG TTATATGTTGGAGGAAATGCTGCTCTTATTGGCCAGAAAATTGCGTCTCATCCTGACCTGAAG GTTCTGCTTTGTGGCCCAATTGGCCCTAAACTCCATGAGTTGCTTGACGAGAATGTAATGGTCCCTCCAGAGTCTCTGCAAGAATTAGATGAATATCATCTTATTTTGGAATACCAGGCAG GTGAAGAATGGGGAGAGCTGAGAGCCCCCAACGCCAATCGATTCATCTTCTCCCATGACCTGTCTAACGGGGCCATGAACATGCTAGAAGTATTTGTGTCCAGCCTGGAGGAATTTCGGCCAGACCTGGTGGTGCTTTCAGGGTTCCATATGATGGAAGGACAGGCCAGAGAGCTACGTCAGAAGAGACTCCTGCAG GCTGTAACTTCCATTTCTGACATACCCATGGATGTCCCGATCCATCTGGAATTAGCCGGTATGACTGACCCAGATCTCATGAGGGAAATAATTCACCAG ATCTTCCTTCTTGTGAACTCCATCGGCTTGAATGAACAGGAGCTGCTCTTCCTTACCCAGGCAGCCTTGGGGCCTCATGCCTCATTAGCTTCCTGGGATGGCGTTCCAGATGTGGGTGTGGTCAGTGACATCATTTTCTGGATCTTGAAAGAACACGGGAGGACTTCAGCAAAGGCTTCAGGTCTCACCCGGATCCACTTTCATACTTTGGCCTATCACCTCCTGGCTACCGTGGATGGGTATTGGGCCAACCAGGTGGCAGCGGTGGCTGCCGGAGCACGGGTGGCAGGGACGCAAGCTTGTGCCACCCAGACCATTGATGTTAGCAAAGTCTTCCTGAAAGCACCCCTGGAGTTCGCCACTTCCAAAATGGAGGGGGCCCCAAGAGTCTCCTTAAATCCGAAGGAGCCTGTATCGGAATGGCACAGGAATGGCATCACTTTCCATTACACTCCTGTGCTGGTGTGTAAAAGTCCTCTGCGGACTGTTGGCCTCGGGGACGCCATTTCTGCCGAAGGACTCCTTTATTCAGAAATCCATCCTCATTAA
- the ADPGK gene encoding ADP-dependent glucokinase isoform X1: MWRQAMCVALLAVATGYVFWLDPALPDLLWESLSGSFLYQLGEDPGSPEGSMAAAWDALITRPAKQWNKVAVGVNACVDVVLSGVKLLQALGFHGEDGKDHPILHSPAALEEAFVHFMGKGAAAERFFSDADAFHHIAQTASDFPGAQLYVGGNAALIGQKIASHPDLKVLLCGPIGPKLHELLDENVMVPPESLQELDEYHLILEYQAGEEWGELRAPNANRFIFSHDLSNGAMNMLEVFVSSLEEFRPDLVVLSGFHMMEGQARELRQKRLLQAVTSISDIPMDVPIHLELAGMTDPDLMREIIHQQIFLLVNSIGLNEQELLFLTQAALGPHASLASWDGVPDVGVVSDIIFWILKEHGRTSAKASGLTRIHFHTLAYHLLATVDGYWANQVAAVAAGARVAGTQACATQTIDVSKVFLKAPLEFATSKMEGAPRVSLNPKEPVSEWHRNGITFHYTPVLVCKSPLRTVGLGDAISAEGLLYSEIHPH, from the exons ATGTGGCGCCAGGCCATGTGTGTGGCCTTGCTGGCCGTGGCTACCGGCTATGTCTTCTGGCTGGACCCTGCTCTGCCAGACCTCTTGTGGGAGTCTCTCTCGGGTTCATTCCTGTACCAACTCGGGGAGGATCCTGGGTCCCCAGAGGGCAGCATGGCAGCAGCATGGGATGCCCTCATCACCCGGCCAGCTAAGCAGTGGAACAAAGTTGCTGTGGG GGTCAACGCCTGCGTAGATGTGGTCCTGTCTGGGGTGAAGCTGCTGCAGGCCCTTGGCTTCCACGGCGAGGATGGCAAAGACCACCCCATCTTGCATTCCCCTGCGGCTTTGGAAGAAGCCTTTGTCCACTTTATGGGGAAGGGAGCTGCGGCAGAACGGTTCTTTAGTGACGCGGATGCCTTCCACCACATCGCGCAGACGGCTTCTGATTTTCCTGGTGCGCAG TTATATGTTGGAGGAAATGCTGCTCTTATTGGCCAGAAAATTGCGTCTCATCCTGACCTGAAG GTTCTGCTTTGTGGCCCAATTGGCCCTAAACTCCATGAGTTGCTTGACGAGAATGTAATGGTCCCTCCAGAGTCTCTGCAAGAATTAGATGAATATCATCTTATTTTGGAATACCAGGCAG GTGAAGAATGGGGAGAGCTGAGAGCCCCCAACGCCAATCGATTCATCTTCTCCCATGACCTGTCTAACGGGGCCATGAACATGCTAGAAGTATTTGTGTCCAGCCTGGAGGAATTTCGGCCAGACCTGGTGGTGCTTTCAGGGTTCCATATGATGGAAGGACAGGCCAGAGAGCTACGTCAGAAGAGACTCCTGCAG GCTGTAACTTCCATTTCTGACATACCCATGGATGTCCCGATCCATCTGGAATTAGCCGGTATGACTGACCCAGATCTCATGAGGGAAATAATTCACCAG CAGATCTTCCTTCTTGTGAACTCCATCGGCTTGAATGAACAGGAGCTGCTCTTCCTTACCCAGGCAGCCTTGGGGCCTCATGCCTCATTAGCTTCCTGGGATGGCGTTCCAGATGTGGGTGTGGTCAGTGACATCATTTTCTGGATCTTGAAAGAACACGGGAGGACTTCAGCAAAGGCTTCAGGTCTCACCCGGATCCACTTTCATACTTTGGCCTATCACCTCCTGGCTACCGTGGATGGGTATTGGGCCAACCAGGTGGCAGCGGTGGCTGCCGGAGCACGGGTGGCAGGGACGCAAGCTTGTGCCACCCAGACCATTGATGTTAGCAAAGTCTTCCTGAAAGCACCCCTGGAGTTCGCCACTTCCAAAATGGAGGGGGCCCCAAGAGTCTCCTTAAATCCGAAGGAGCCTGTATCGGAATGGCACAGGAATGGCATCACTTTCCATTACACTCCTGTGCTGGTGTGTAAAAGTCCTCTGCGGACTGTTGGCCTCGGGGACGCCATTTCTGCCGAAGGACTCCTTTATTCAGAAATCCATCCTCATTAA